Proteins found in one Halobaculum sp. MBLA0147 genomic segment:
- a CDS encoding NfeD family protein codes for MQFELLSPETLPLLLTLAGLVLSIMEATAPGANFVVVGVALLGAGLLGLLFPVLASPFLLGLLVVAIGAAALYVYRDLGIYDNDGETQTTDSGDLKGSMGRVTERVTPQEGQVKLDGGGFNPYYSARSLDGEIAEGTRVMVVDPGGGNVVTVEAMDTETDEIDRELARERERRRDGDGASDDEAAAGDGADAASESDATRATETDESERERERERN; via the coding sequence TTGCAGTTCGAGCTGTTGAGCCCAGAGACGCTCCCGCTGCTGTTGACGCTGGCGGGGTTGGTCCTCTCGATCATGGAGGCGACCGCCCCCGGAGCGAACTTCGTCGTCGTCGGCGTCGCCCTGTTGGGCGCCGGGCTGCTCGGCCTCCTGTTCCCGGTGTTGGCGAGTCCGTTCCTCCTCGGGTTGCTCGTCGTCGCCATCGGCGCGGCGGCACTGTACGTCTACCGGGACCTGGGGATCTACGACAACGACGGGGAGACGCAGACCACCGACTCCGGCGACCTGAAGGGGTCGATGGGACGGGTGACGGAGCGCGTCACCCCACAGGAAGGCCAGGTGAAACTCGACGGCGGTGGGTTCAACCCCTACTACTCCGCGCGGTCGCTGGACGGCGAGATCGCCGAGGGGACGCGCGTGATGGTCGTCGACCCCGGCGGCGGCAACGTCGTCACAGTCGAGGCGATGGACACGGAGACGGACGAGATCGACCGCGAACTCGCCCGCGAACGCGAGCGGCGCCGGGACGGCGACGGAGCGAGCGACGACGAGGCGGCTGCCGGCGACGGAGCCGACGCCGCGAGCGAGTCGGACGCGACGAGAGCCACGGAGACGGACGAGTCCGAGCGGGAACGCGAACGAGAGCGGAACTGA
- a CDS encoding RsmB/NOP family class I SAM-dependent RNA methyltransferase, with amino-acid sequence MTPLDRYADLVDDEVAFRAACDRPLPQVVRVNRLAATPDRVIEAFETEGVAYERVDWHEDLLVLPDGSPGTNWPYFHGWTHGQEEVSALPALALDPEPGQVVWDACAAPGSKTSHLAQLMDDRGTLVANDSNLGRLSALRHNAERLGITNTVVTNTDARNYSLKPFAFDAFDAALVDAPCSCEGTIRKNPDAHEEWTLGHVREIAEVQKGILRRAIQATEPGGTVVYATCTFAPEENEAVVDHALATEDCRVVDWDAPLETRPGVTEWEGESFDSAVERTHRVYPHLNDTGGFYVARLEVGA; translated from the coding sequence GTGACTCCACTGGATCGGTACGCCGACCTCGTGGACGACGAGGTGGCGTTCCGGGCGGCGTGTGACCGCCCGCTCCCGCAGGTCGTCCGCGTGAATCGGTTGGCGGCGACGCCGGACCGCGTGATCGAGGCGTTCGAGACGGAGGGTGTCGCCTACGAGCGCGTCGACTGGCACGAGGATCTGCTCGTCTTACCCGACGGCTCGCCGGGGACGAACTGGCCGTACTTCCACGGCTGGACTCACGGCCAAGAGGAGGTCTCGGCGCTGCCGGCGCTCGCGCTCGACCCGGAGCCGGGCCAGGTCGTCTGGGACGCCTGCGCCGCGCCGGGGAGCAAGACGAGCCACCTCGCACAGCTGATGGACGATCGCGGCACACTCGTGGCGAACGACTCCAACCTCGGACGGCTGTCGGCGTTGCGGCACAACGCCGAACGGCTCGGGATCACCAACACCGTCGTGACGAACACGGACGCCCGCAACTACTCGCTGAAGCCGTTCGCGTTCGACGCGTTCGACGCCGCCCTCGTCGACGCGCCGTGTTCCTGCGAGGGGACGATCCGCAAGAACCCCGACGCTCACGAGGAGTGGACGCTCGGTCACGTCCGCGAGATCGCCGAGGTCCAGAAGGGGATCTTGCGACGCGCGATCCAGGCGACGGAACCGGGCGGCACCGTCGTCTACGCCACCTGCACGTTCGCACCCGAGGAGAACGAGGCGGTCGTCGACCACGCGCTGGCGACGGAGGACTGCCGCGTCGTCGACTGGGACGCACCGCTGGAGACGCGTCCGGGCGTCACCGAGTGGGAGGGCGAGTCGTTCGACTCCGCCGTCGAGCGGACCCACCGCGTCTACCCGCACCTGAACGACACCGGCGGCTTCTACGTCGCGCGACTGGAGGTGGGCGCGTGA